Genomic window (Gymnogyps californianus isolate 813 chromosome 2, ASM1813914v2, whole genome shotgun sequence):
aggcttttatttttggtgAATATTGATTTCTTCAAAATCCATTCTTAATATGATTTTAACTAGTATTCCaacagaaaagacattttattaaacattCTACTGCTacaaaatctaatttaaaagtatttaccATTTCATAATGTACACTTCCAATAACTTTGGCTTTGCTATCCAAACAGCCAGCAGGACATTCATacctaagaaaataaaatacaacttgGTCTTAAATCCTGGGAttacaaaaagggaaaatattccAGCTCACATACAAATATAGCCTCTTAGAGTAATCTCAGAATGACAGCTGTAAAATTTACCATACCTATTGCAAGTTGTTCCTTTGCATTGATCTCTTAGCCTTACTTCACATGAAACAATCTGAgctaaaacaaggaaaaagcaatttcacTGCAATGAATTTGATACCATATAATTCAAATTTGTTGACCGCTTGCAAATCAGGTAAATCCCTTACACATTTGCTGTGTGCttattacttcatttttctcacTGTCATCAGTGCCTGTGGAGCCTGAAGGTGAATGAGTTCTTGGCCAGCTTTGTGCCATTGCATCCTGGGCTTTGGATCGCTGCCGTTCAATCTCATTGGTCTCCTCTTCTGGTTCGTGGGGAGAATAAGGCCTTTCTGAATcctctgtttcagaaaacaggcaaaaaaataatctcttagGGAAAAAACATCTGTGTTTGTGGAATGTAAATCCCTTACCATGTTTTGGTAACATGGCTTTGTTCTCATAAAATGGTGGATGAATACaagcaagaaagcaaggaaaactttCCACTGCTTCATAAGATGAAGACCTCAAGATTAATAATACATCTCAAGTATGTTTCTGATGTTGACAAAAGGTAGATTTTTTCTAGCACAAGCAGCACAACTGAGGTATGAAAATGCTCTTAACACTCCTATTTTAGTATCTTTATGCCATCAGAAAACCAAGAGAACAAAGATGATATTTCTGTTATACATTGGAATAGTTTTACCAAGTTCATAGATAACTTGTAACTAAAGAAGCTGATTTCATAAAACCATACACCTGAAAATGAGGTCCTTCTATTCATACATAAcgaaaataatttctaaatactCATCACTGAATCTACATTTCATATTTAAGCAAGAACCATAAGGAAGGTATTTGGGCACACTCGTGCAGCTTTTATGGTCCATATGAACTTTCAAAAGTTATTGACAAAAATTGCTAAATTACTTGTAcacagagtaaaacaaaaagaaatatcagcTTCATAATATGCTGTTTCAATGCTATAAAATATGAATAGCATTACAAAAATTGTAAGAAGTTAATAATCATCCTAGCTGATACTTTGTTTAATTACTAATGTCTTCTAGTCTTGTTCCTGATTTTTCTTATAGTAATGCACATGGCTATGTCACTGAGATAAAGTTTCCCTATAAACAAATAATTGCATAGACTTCCACTATAATTACAGAAAGGCATACAAATAGCATACAGTGACAGTCTACTTCTTTATGTACTAAGAGCCCTCATTCAGCACTTAAATCAGCAGGAGTTCAGTACGCTCCACTCCCTCTGTTGAGGCTTGGCCTCACCTTTCATAAGTACATGACCTCATTCATCATAGTAAAGTAGGCCTCTACCAGGTCTTTGGGCACATGTATAACATGTTCTATTCCACTACGTTAAAGCATcatgaggaaagaaagcaaaagaaaggttacatttctctttccatttataGTTGTACTGTTGAAATAGTACATACCTCTGTAACAAAGATTTTCTCTGCAACCTCCTCCAAAACTAGGGGGACATGCAGAACAAGGGCGGCCAGGTTTATAAGGAGCATGACCCCACCAGTTACCCCtttacaccaaaaaaaaaagaaaaattagtaaaACATGCCTTAATAAATGAACATTAACATTAAACAGCATTAGTATGTGGACAAATAAATGATGAAAACCAGCAGACACTTAGACTAACATTGCTTTGAtattcccaagtaacaagtgataggacgagaggaaatggcctcaagttgcaccaggggaggtttagactggatattaggaaaaatttcttcaccgaaagggttatcaagcattggaacaggctgcccagggaagtggttgagtcaccatccctggaggtatttaaaagatgtgtagatgtggtgcttagggacatagtttagtggtggacttggcagtgttacGTTTACtgttggacttgatgatcttaaagatcttttccaacccaaatgattctatgattctatgattctataccAAATGCACAGGAAGTAATTGAAAAgtccatgaagaaaaaaactgaagtacTGCTGTAAGCTGCTGTAAGATCTTTTTGGATTGGCATAGCACCGTAAGACTAAATTCCTCAATTACATGAGAACAGGCTTCACTCTCCTAAATGGAATATCCCATAGAATTTGATCTTAACCATGGGCTTCATGTTACACATTCCTTAAAGTCACAATGGGgagatacatttatttttcagacaaatatCACACTACAACAAAGATCTCTGATGTTGTATGCCAAAATACTGAAGCTCTAGAAAATCACAAGAGTATTTGTGCAGCCAAAGGCTGTCTTGGGAACAATGCTCTACTTTGTAACAgtacaaaaaatagaaaaccagCCTGATTTCCTTTCAGATTATTTCCTGGATTATTATAAAGAATCTTGCCCCCTCAAGATATTTTTGGGTGTCAGCCTACTTACTTAGGAGAATAATTGCATACAAGATAGACTGCTTTTGGCCAAATTTGCCCCCAGATGTTCATGTTATGACACAAATTAATTGCACAACCAATTCTGCTACTTGTAGCCCAAACAACCTAcggaaaaggaaagagaaagacatgTGAAAACCAAAGCTGATTAACATAAAATCAAAATCGTCTCTAAACGTCAATGCATAAAACTCAAATCACATGTTATATTCCCCTCTGTTATAAATGGGTTGAAGTAACCTAATTACAACTGTCAAAAGGCCATTCTGTTATATCcttattagaaagaaaagatttaccTCGATACAAAAGATATGGCTGTCATTTTATATAAATGGTCTAAACATGTATTTGAAAGTgtagcaaaatatttacaaaacatgATTGGAAGAACTGATTCTTGGAATTACAATTAATAGCTAATCATGAGTTAGAAGAAGTTAGGTTCCCGTGCCCTGGAGTTCTCAGAACAACCTAAGGACCCAGAGGGGTTTAGATTGGTTAGACTGAGAGAATAGATATTTGTCAGCAGTGAAAGGAGGTAACATAAACGATAAAACTATTCACAAAAAACCTCATACACCAAAAAGATTCAAGTCAtggattttaaatgaatatgCTTTCATGCCATTGCAATCTAAGGTGGCTGTGCTCCTTTATTCATCTGTTGAAAAAATTTTCATTGCCGATCTCAAAATAATCTGAACGACAAAGGTTGGAACGTTCAAATTAGACAAATATGACAGGTGCTAAACTTGTATTAATTCAAGATAAGCCAACTGTGTAGTTCCAGCAGGCTATAGGAGTTGACAGAGATAGGTACTGTGAAGAATTAGTACCACAAAGaactatatatatgtattgtAGACCTCGCATGTAATAGATAAGTGTAATTATaagtatttttacagaaatgctaAATAAGAATATGGAGGTAATTCTGTCTTAAAATTAGATACAATTGTAAGTTTTTCTAGTACAcggaaaacaaatgtttaaaaattaatcattttgaAGTTTCGTAATATTATATTGAAAATTATATGTGGATTTTAGTATTATCTGAGGATCATGTATTTCCCATTCACTGAATACATGACTGGTTCCTCTCTGGAAAAATTCAGGCTAGATACACAGATTTCAGAAGTACCAAATGAATTGGTTCTTATGTAATTTCAAAATCTCGCTGAAGTTAAAGCAACATGTTAAAAACTGAGTTTCGATCTGAGGAATTCACctaagaaaaccttttttttttttaaaaaaagtgctgtTTCCTCAGTATATTACAGAAAGGACTACCAGCATACCAGCACAGAGACTAGATTATGCAAAGTGCACTGAGTAGTAACACTCAGTTTAACACTGGGGTTTGTGAGCTTTTTCCTTAATCCTGTTAAGGAAGTGGTATTTATGAGGATGAAATCTAAAGATTTGTATGACAACCCTACTCTATGTCACCAATACCCAGTGCTTGTAACTATGGAGTCTAATAACGACAAGCCCCTTTTGTGCTTTAGTGCTATGGTATATACTGCAAGATTAGTATGTTCTACGTGTCATACAGCAACCTAACTGGTCTCGATCACTATTTTCCATAGctgacaaaaaacaaacccacctaCATACCTGTGTGTAATGTGTACAAACAGGACCAGAGCATTTGTAAGGACAATATGGGTTGCATTCATGAGGATGGGGATACGTGAAATCTCTCACTTCATCATACCATGCTTGGACATGAAATGTTGGAGGTCTGTACCTATGAAAGCCAGCAGTAGTCTATTAGATCATTCAAAAGTTGTAGCTTCTATCATTCTTCCTTTAAGGAACAAGCaaattttgttacattttttaaaaaaacatatatagTATAAAATAGGATCTTAAACTACCTTCCCCAGTGTGCCCCCAAATTCTGTCCAATTGATGGAAGAAGGCTTGCAGGCCCATGCTCCCATAGACAGGTTTCAGCCCACGACTCTGCAGATCTCTCCAGTTCTGTGTCCCATGtctgaaatttgaaagaaaagaaagggacaTCTTCTTAGAAATACTCGGTGTGTAtctcatactttaaaaaaaaaaaaaaaaaaagaggat
Coding sequences:
- the CRISPLD1 gene encoding cysteine-rich secretory protein LCCL domain-containing 1 isoform X1 — translated: MKYVVQEWLRVTTLLFIAQAVSAMVLPNATLLEELLEKYMDEDGEWWIAKQRGKRAITDSDMQSILDLHNKLRGQVYPPASNMEYMTWDTELERSAESWAETCLWEHGPASLLPSIGQNLGAHWGRYRPPTFHVQAWYDEVRDFTYPHPHECNPYCPYKCSGPVCTHYTQVVWATSSRIGCAINLCHNMNIWGQIWPKAVYLVCNYSPKGNWWGHAPYKPGRPCSACPPSFGGGCRENLCYREDSERPYSPHEPEEETNEIERQRSKAQDAMAQSWPRTHSPSGSTGTDDSEKNEVISTQQMSQIVSCEVRLRDQCKGTTCNRYECPAGCLDSKAKVIGSVHYEMQSSICKAAIHYGILDNEGGWVDVTRQGRKNYFIKSYRNGIQSIGKYQSANSFTVSKVTVQAITCETTVEQLCPFQKPASHCPRVYCPRNCMQANPHYARVIGTRIYSDISSICRAAVHAGVVRNQGGYVDVMPVDKRKVYVASFQNGIYSESLQNPPGSKAFRVFAVV
- the CRISPLD1 gene encoding cysteine-rich secretory protein LCCL domain-containing 1 isoform X2, which translates into the protein MKMTWDTELERSAESWAETCLWEHGPASLLPSIGQNLGAHWGRYRPPTFHVQAWYDEVRDFTYPHPHECNPYCPYKCSGPVCTHYTQVVWATSSRIGCAINLCHNMNIWGQIWPKAVYLVCNYSPKGNWWGHAPYKPGRPCSACPPSFGGGCRENLCYREDSERPYSPHEPEEETNEIERQRSKAQDAMAQSWPRTHSPSGSTGTDDSEKNEVISTQQMSQIVSCEVRLRDQCKGTTCNRYECPAGCLDSKAKVIGSVHYEMQSSICKAAIHYGILDNEGGWVDVTRQGRKNYFIKSYRNGIQSIGKYQSANSFTVSKVTVQAITCETTVEQLCPFQKPASHCPRVYCPRNCMQANPHYARVIGTRIYSDISSICRAAVHAGVVRNQGGYVDVMPVDKRKVYVASFQNGIYSESLQNPPGSKAFRVFAVV